One window of Brevibacterium pigmentatum genomic DNA carries:
- a CDS encoding sensor histidine kinase has translation MPKKKRSVLSKGPAGPVGRLSRWVRLSAAGRIMFANSIMLVGIMVLTTSLLYLQLSQLNTKREQDLLRSAADNISMSLGLVGTGEVGQDDYFDTESRDDVQTLLNNVISQYGFDIAAVVPIDFLLTPPTLGSPGRQQALEAKTASADSGKIPEDSIDQLAQAVDGQALQEGKSTVRFINDGGPADGTMYVVTPVYAEHVGVDGMRSDTVVGAVIVGSSADSVREGFMAQGKWLIGIAVLTLILGIGSSWVTSRGLRRVTGDYGADELRSMLDFYSSVLTAVSEGLLLVDRARGIVLINTEARELLGMPPAGDDADPGPTSAEEMPLRELDLPEALHDLLASGRWARDEIHYTDDRVLVVNQQPTEAASDTWVVTMRDHTELAELSGELVSVRSFSDSLRAQTHEYANRLHMVVSLLETGHVDEAIDFAAKDIDDLNRVNGDGSMTFDHPVLSALLLSKISQAAEAGIEMTVDTADLTGNLGGDDRDLATILGNLVDNAFDALSRQDVLSEDKRVHVELSGSGGPGGFMIEVSDDGPGIDEEYLDAIFERGWSTKHDGVETDQGQGRQQTGTRGVGLSLVVQAIRRLGGAVDVQGRGEDCDRFKGAVLTVWLPDSAGAGQSGHSSM, from the coding sequence ATGCCGAAGAAGAAGCGTTCCGTACTGTCGAAGGGGCCCGCCGGACCGGTGGGCCGCCTGAGTCGGTGGGTCCGCCTCAGCGCGGCCGGGCGGATCATGTTCGCGAACTCGATCATGCTCGTGGGCATCATGGTGCTCACGACGAGTCTGCTCTACCTCCAGCTCTCCCAGCTGAACACGAAACGCGAACAGGACCTGCTGCGGTCGGCCGCGGACAACATCTCGATGTCGCTCGGCCTCGTCGGCACCGGTGAGGTCGGCCAAGACGACTACTTCGACACCGAATCCCGCGACGATGTCCAGACGCTTCTCAACAACGTCATCAGCCAATACGGCTTCGACATCGCCGCGGTCGTGCCCATCGACTTCCTGCTCACCCCGCCGACCCTGGGCTCTCCCGGACGCCAGCAGGCGCTGGAAGCGAAGACCGCCTCGGCGGATTCCGGGAAGATCCCCGAGGACTCCATCGATCAGCTGGCCCAGGCCGTCGACGGACAGGCCCTGCAGGAGGGCAAGTCGACGGTGCGCTTCATCAACGACGGAGGCCCGGCCGACGGCACCATGTACGTCGTCACCCCGGTCTACGCCGAACACGTCGGCGTCGACGGAATGAGGTCCGACACGGTCGTCGGCGCCGTCATCGTCGGCAGCTCCGCCGATTCGGTCCGCGAGGGATTCATGGCACAGGGCAAATGGCTCATCGGCATCGCCGTGCTCACCCTCATCCTCGGCATCGGCTCGTCGTGGGTGACATCGCGAGGCCTGCGCCGGGTCACCGGCGACTACGGCGCCGACGAGCTGCGCAGCATGCTCGACTTCTACTCCTCCGTGCTCACGGCGGTCTCCGAAGGTCTGCTGCTCGTCGACCGAGCCCGCGGGATCGTGCTCATCAACACCGAGGCCCGGGAACTGCTGGGCATGCCTCCCGCCGGTGACGACGCGGACCCGGGCCCCACCTCGGCGGAGGAGATGCCGCTGCGCGAACTCGACCTGCCCGAGGCGCTGCACGATCTGCTCGCGTCCGGCCGGTGGGCCCGCGACGAGATCCACTACACCGACGACCGCGTCCTCGTCGTCAATCAGCAGCCCACCGAGGCGGCCAGCGATACGTGGGTCGTGACCATGCGCGATCACACGGAGCTGGCCGAACTCTCCGGCGAGCTCGTCTCCGTGCGGTCCTTCTCCGATTCCCTGCGCGCGCAGACCCACGAATACGCGAACCGGCTGCACATGGTCGTGTCCCTGCTCGAGACCGGGCACGTCGACGAGGCCATCGACTTCGCGGCCAAGGACATCGACGATCTCAACCGGGTCAACGGGGACGGGTCGATGACCTTCGACCACCCCGTCCTCTCGGCCCTGCTGCTGTCCAAGATCTCCCAAGCCGCCGAGGCGGGCATCGAGATGACGGTGGACACCGCGGACCTCACGGGCAACCTCGGCGGAGATGATCGCGACCTCGCCACGATCCTCGGCAACCTCGTCGACAATGCCTTCGACGCTCTGAGCAGGCAGGATGTTCTGTCCGAAGACAAGAGGGTCCATGTCGAGCTCTCCGGTTCCGGCGGTCCCGGCGGATTCATGATCGAAGTCAGCGACGACGGTCCGGGCATCGATGAGGAGTACCTCGACGCGATTTTCGAACGCGGCTGGTCGACGAAGCACGACGGTGTCGAGACCGACCAGGGGCAGGGGCGCCAGCAGACGGGCACCCGCGGGGTCGGGCTGTCCCTGGTCGTGCAGGCGATCCGCCGCCTCGGGGGAGCCGTCGACGTGCAGGGCCGTGGAGAGGACTGCGACCGATTCAAGGGTGCGGTGCTCACGGTATGGCTGCCGGACTCGGCCGGTGCAGGTCAATCTGGCCACAGCTCGATGTGA